The nucleotide window CACATCAGAAAACAATTACAGTTATTTCAAACGCTGGTGGCATGACGCGCCGCCGGCTACAAAAAAGGGCTGGCGGATAGCTTTGCTTATTTTCCTGCTGTTTTGGTTGATAGGCGCGGTAGTCAGCTATTATCATGTTGCCGCCATCCGGGCTGTGGACACACCGGTTGTCCGGGTAATCTATTCTGGTTTGATGGGGCCGATGGGACTCTGGTGGGGTTTCCTGAAGATCACTGGTTTTATCCAGGAAACCAACCATGACCCCAGCGTCGCCTGGCGTTACCTGATTGTCCTTCGACTTGTTGTTGGAGGAGCCATTGGCTTCATTTTCAATGCGACGCCTAACCCGGAAGTCGTGCAGAAGCGGGAGGCCGCTCTTCAGCGCAAAGCGCAGGGACAATTGGACGACGAAGAGGTCGCGGAGAAGCTGGTCATTGAAAATGGCGTCCCATTGGCCACGGTGAAAGCGACTGGTCGGAAAAAGAAGCCGGTGACGGTGGGGGTAGACCTGGCCCAAGGCCAGGGGCATGTCCTGGTGTCTGGACCAACCCGGAGTGGGAAGGGACTGCACCTGACCGAGACGCTGCTGCACTGGCCGGGAACGGCCGTTATTGTGGACCCCAAAGGCGAACAGTACAAACGAACGGCCGGGTTCCGCAAGCAGCATCTGGGGCCGGTGTACCACATCCCCGGCCACGAGGTTGCCCTGTCTAAACTGTACAACCTGCAAGACTCGGATGACATCAAAGAACTGCACGACCAGCTGCTCCAGCCCGAACAGGATACACAGCGTATCTTTGCTGACAAATCCCTGAGTCTGTTTGAAGCGGTCGGGCATTATGCCAAAGCCCGGCGAATTGACCCGATACGCGTCTTGCTGGATGCGGCGTCCGACGATTTCACCCTGGCGCTGCGGGCGATGGACAGTGTTCCAGCGGCGCGGCGCGAGGTGCGCAAGTTCACTAACAACTTGCCGCCGGAGCTGTTCAACCAGGACCGCTTTGTCGCTTCCGCCTATGGCACCTTCACCACCCGGCTGTACAACTACCAGAAACACATCGACACCATCGCGCCGCGCACCGTCCTCAACAGCATCCCGTTATATTGGGAGCGTGAAAACGCCACCATCTACATCACCTACAACCTGACCGAACTACAGGGAGTTGGCGGTGTGGTGGCTGCCATCCTGGCCGGCCTGATGCGTTATCACATGAACCACACAGATTCCAAACATCGCCTGTTGGTGGCGGTGGACGAGTTGGCGGCTGTGCGGCTGCGCAATCTGGAGACGTATCTGGCCACAGTGGGCGGGTATGGCATCACCATGCTTATGTACGCCCAGGCGCTGGCGCAGTTGGAAGGGATCTACGGCCGTACCGGGACCGAAGCCATCCTCTCCAACACGGCTCATCAGGTCTGGTATCCGCCCAATGACATGGAAACGGCGCGGCGGATTTCGGCTCTGTACGGCACGACGCGGCGCGCCAACCGCAGCTTCAGCAGCGCCCGGCGTTACGCCACCGGCGGTCAGGCGGGACAGGTCAATGGCTACCAGGATTACAGCGTCGGGCAGACGATGCACGAGGAGCCACTGCTCAAACCGACGGAGGTGATGTCGCTGCCCAAAGACCAGGTCATTGTCATCACCGAGAAGGACCGTCAGTACCGCTTTATCGGCCAGCGCCTCAACCCGTTGGACAAGCTCGAGAATCTGCCGGCTGCGCCCAAGCCACTCAAGCTGGAGCACCCAGCGCGGGTTTACACCAAATGGATGGAGCAGCGGTCGGCCCCGCTGCCTGTCGAGCGGGACAACACGACGCCGAGCGACACCCCGGAAAATAGCCAGGGCGGCAATGAGGGAGGCCCCGGTAATGAGATGCCGTATTCGGCCAACAACAGTGCTTCACCCAAGAAACCGCTGAAGTAACCCCGGAGGTATCGCACAATGAACGAGACCACGGATATGGCAGGAGAAACGAAGACCTGTTCGGTCCCACCGACCAACGGCCGTTACCCCAGTCTATCCGTGGTCTTGTTTGCCAGAGGAAAACGATGGAATTTACATCAAATGAACAATCACACAACCCCATTCAACCGCAATGGGATACCGACGAGTGGCGTTTAGTTTGCCATACCCTCAGAACCCCTGTCGAACGTTGGGATCGCCTGGAGTTATTCTTCTGCTGCCCTGTCACCGAAGCCATCAAGATCTTGGCGCTGTACCTGGAGGGCAAAAGCCTGGTCTTGCCACAATATGCCGTTCAGCCACATCGTATCTTTGCCGCCAACCTGTATATTTGCCAGGTTACGCTGTGGCAGGTCGTAATCGGCCCCTTCTATCAGGACATGCCCGAACGTCCCTGGGAATTGTTGAAAAAACTATGGTCGTGGCGACAAATACTTTGGAAACGTCTACAGGCAGAACTGGCTGTGCGCGAAACGGTCTTTGAAATCTTTCATGTATCAGGTCAAGACTGGACCGCTGGTCACCCCCTGGCGACAGAGAAAGCTGAAGAGATGGGACTGATGCAATTTCGCTTCCATGATTTGTCGAATGGCCGCTGTTATCTGCAGGTGCTTTTGGGCGAAAATGAGAGGTTTGACAAAGAGAATCGGAAACAGATTATTGCTTTTCTTGATGATTACATGAGGCGTTTGCGGACTGCCTTCGGGCAGCCGCCGGCGGTGAGCCAGGGCATTTTTCTGGCGTCCGACGACGTCTCGCAGCCGGAAATTTTTCTGGGCGAACCGCCGAAACCGGCTCATGCGGCTGCAATTGCGACGGCAACACGTCCAGAATCCGCGTCATTGGATTTGACGGTGGAACAAGCCGAGATGGATGGCACGGCCATTCTTGGGTCACACACATCAACAGCCACAATGGGATTGTTAGACGATCTGGCAGTTGCCAGGGTAAACCGTTCGATGATGCCGCCGCCGATCCGTCCGCGCCTTTACAAGAAGTCCTTGCTGAAAATCTGTCGCATGGCGGCGCGGCGTCAGGCCGCTATTGTTCAGGGCAAACCCATCCCCGACCCCTCTTTGCTCTGTCAGAAGCA belongs to Candidatus Leptovillus gracilis and includes:
- a CDS encoding type IV secretory system conjugative DNA transfer family protein; the encoded protein is MNTSENNYSYFKRWWHDAPPATKKGWRIALLIFLLFWLIGAVVSYYHVAAIRAVDTPVVRVIYSGLMGPMGLWWGFLKITGFIQETNHDPSVAWRYLIVLRLVVGGAIGFIFNATPNPEVVQKREAALQRKAQGQLDDEEVAEKLVIENGVPLATVKATGRKKKPVTVGVDLAQGQGHVLVSGPTRSGKGLHLTETLLHWPGTAVIVDPKGEQYKRTAGFRKQHLGPVYHIPGHEVALSKLYNLQDSDDIKELHDQLLQPEQDTQRIFADKSLSLFEAVGHYAKARRIDPIRVLLDAASDDFTLALRAMDSVPAARREVRKFTNNLPPELFNQDRFVASAYGTFTTRLYNYQKHIDTIAPRTVLNSIPLYWERENATIYITYNLTELQGVGGVVAAILAGLMRYHMNHTDSKHRLLVAVDELAAVRLRNLETYLATVGGYGITMLMYAQALAQLEGIYGRTGTEAILSNTAHQVWYPPNDMETARRISALYGTTRRANRSFSSARRYATGGQAGQVNGYQDYSVGQTMHEEPLLKPTEVMSLPKDQVIVITEKDRQYRFIGQRLNPLDKLENLPAAPKPLKLEHPARVYTKWMEQRSAPLPVERDNTTPSDTPENSQGGNEGGPGNEMPYSANNSASPKKPLK